A single genomic interval of Mobula hypostoma chromosome 7, sMobHyp1.1, whole genome shotgun sequence harbors:
- the gjb8 gene encoding gap junction protein beta 8: MNWGQLHLILGGVNRYSTSIGKIWLTVIFVFRIMILVVAAESVWGDEQSDFTCNTLQPGCKNVCYDQFFPMSHIRLWCLQLIFISTPALLVSLHVAYKQHEEKRSLEKRQGFLKKEEIDALKKRKMRIVGAFWWTYVTSIFFRIIFETVFTYILYFLYGGFRMARLVKCSSWPCPNIVDCFISRPTEKTVFTIFMIVVSGICVLLNVAELFYLMVKACTRQTCCTQHPRHLSRRQENQQNEMNELMDIKCQQAALELNKPPSATRCTN; encoded by the coding sequence ATGAATTGGGGACAACTGCACCTTATCCTGGGAGGCGTCAACAGATACTCCACCAGCATCGGAAAGATATGGCTGACGGTGATCTTCGTCTTCAGAATCATGATTCTGGTGGTGGCGGCGGAGAGTGTTTGGGGTGATGAGCAATCGGACTTCACCTGCAATACCCTGCAGCCTGGCTGTAAGAATGTCTGCTACGATCAGTTCTTCCCAATGTCTCACATCAGGCTTTGGTGCCTCCAGCTAATCTTCATCTCCACCCCTGCCCTTCTCGTCTCCCTGCACGTTGCCTACAAGCAGCACGAAGAGAAGAGGTCCTTGGAGAAACGGCAGGGTTTcttgaaaaaggaagaaatcgaCGCCTTGAAAAAACGGAAGATGCGTATAGTTGGTGCTTTCTGGTGGACCTATGTCACCAGCATCTTCTTTCGCATAATCTTTGAAACTGTGTTCACGTACATCTTGTATTTTCTGTACGGCGGGTTTCGGATGGCCCGTTTGGTTAAGTGTAGCTCCTGGCCCTGTCCCAACATCGTTGACTGTTTTATCTCCAGGCCAACGGAGAAAACGGTGTTCACCATTTTCATGATTGTGGTTTCTGGCATCTGCGTGCTTTTAAATGTGGCCGAGTTGTTTTATTTGATGGTGAAGGCGTGCACAAGGCAGACGTGTTGTACACAACACCCCCGCCATCTGTCCAGGAGGCAAGAGAATCAACAGAATGAGATGAACGAACTGATGGATATCAAGTGTCAGCAAGCGGCCTTGGAGCTGAACAAACCTCCTTCAGCCACTCGCTGCACCAATTAA